TCGAATATAAAGCCCTTTCGATAACAATGTGTTTTTTACCATGGTATCTAGTTGAATCGCTTCCGTTAGACATTGTGAATAAAACTCATCAATATCCGATCGAACGGCTAAAGATTTTGATACACTATATCCATTTAAGGAAATTTGCGCCATCTGGTTCATGAACTGCAGCATAAAATGGTCAGAAAACAATCGCGGAACTTTTAATTGTAAATCTTCATTTACCGAAAATCCTTTTGGGAGCGGGTAGTTTTCTTCGGTAAAAATGGCTGTTATTTTTTCGATATGTGTTTTCGACAAATGTAAAGCGTGCTCTAAAATGGGACGAATCTCGTTGTCTTCAACAGTTGCCAAAAAATGTTCTAACAGACATATGGAACCGCTGTCATTTTGATAAGAAGTCCAAAGCTGTGAAAGTTCCGCAGCTGTTAGTTTTATGTTCTGTTCCATCACATTGCCTCCTATAAGACATTATTTATACTTGTCCTCTATTCTTTGACATTATGTATAAACTATTCTGTTTCTATATGCTTTTTATTATTTTTATTGGTTTGATAATGAGAAACTGATCTTTCTTCATCCAACAATATTGACTAATGAAAAGAAATCACAACAACAGTAGCATTTTTAACAGTTTCAATGACGTTTTTTTAAAACAGCAAGAAGCAGCAGCAAAACAGGAATAATGATTTGAAGAGGTAAATGCAATAGCAGCGGTATTAACCGCATCCCTTCATAGTTATGTTCCGAGATACTGCTTGCAACAATCATGGAAAAAAACAAGACGACAATTCCAAGCGGATAGACAAGCTTCACCTTCTCTTTCACGTTAAACAAGATAGATGTTCCGATCACGCCTGCATAAAAAAAGATACTTACTTTAATAAAACCACCGATAATAAGCGCAATCATAAAAAAGACATCTAACCGTTCCAGAAATTCGGCCACCTGAATCGATTGGATTGTGGAAAGGAGAGGAAACTGCGAGCGTGTATAAATATCAACACCAAGAACCGTGATATTAACTGCCATAACAATCGCAAGATTAATGCCGACAATACCAATGGCCGACATTCCAGCAATTTTCACTTTTTTCGGTCTGTTGACATATGGCAGTATCATAGTAAAAACGATAATCTCTCCAAAAGAAACGTACCATGTTTGCGTAAAGAAGGTGTTAAGCACACGACCTATACCTTCTTCGAGAACCGGTTTCAAATTGTTTAAATCCATGACACCGGAAATCACAAGTAATAAGAATCCAACAACCGCAAATATATATATTAATACAAAAAGGAATTCTCCCATTCTCGCTAATACTTCAATGCCTTTACAGACTGCATATACGATGACAAGAAGCAGCAGGACATTGGTAATAAACAGCGGAGTCTCCTGATAGGAGAACGTTACGAGCATTTCACCAAAATCCCGCAATATTCTTGCAGCAAGATATAAAAAATACACGATATAAACACAAGCAAGAATCTTGCCGAAACATTTCCCGATTATTTTTTGTATATACTCTGTTGGCATCATATCCGGATAACATCTATAAAGACGGTAATGGATAAAAAACATGAACAAGCCGCCTGCCATTCCTAAAAGAACGGCAATCCAGGCATCTTGCTTTGCATCAATACCAAGAGGGATCAAGATAGCACTACCATGTCCGAACAAAAACATCAGAACAAAGAGCTAGCTTGCATTGATCTTTGCTTTCTCCACTCATTGGTCACATCCTTTTATTCTTACAATGATTTGATTATTATTCATGGGCGCCGTAAGAAAGTATTAATCGTAATATGCACGTCGCATTTGAGAAATAAACTCGGTTCTAATCAATACTAGTGATCCTAAAAACATGGAAGCCAAAAGTTTAGAATATCCCCACACGGATTTTTATTCATTTATAAAAATCTTCCTTGCGAAAATTTACAAATTTAATGATATTAAAAGCAAATTAACAATCGTCCCTAACAATTTCAATTTAAACCAATAATTACCATAATGTCATGTGATAATATAAAACAGCTTCAAAAACAGACGCAAGACATAGACGAATCTCCCCCCCTCTGGTAGGTTAGCTTTAGCTGATTAGAAAAATTTGGCTTTCTGCTAAGTCCAAATGGGAGAAGTCTTAGTCTTTTCTCATGTAAAATCAGCGCCCAAAATCTAACCTGAAATGAGGGATTTACAAGATGAACAAAAAAATGCTTTACACTGCTGCTTCAGCTTTAATGGCCATGGGAGTACTTACAGCTTGCGGCGGAGAAGCGGAAGAAGAGGAACCGGCCGTGGAAGAGGAACCAGCAGAAGACGCAGGAACCGATTTGAATGAAGATACAGAACAGAACACAGAAGAGGA
This DNA window, taken from Alteribacillus bidgolensis, encodes the following:
- a CDS encoding GerAB/ArcD/ProY family transporter; its protein translation is MFLFGHGSAILIPLGIDAKQDAWIAVLLGMAGGLFMFFIHYRLYRCYPDMMPTEYIQKIIGKCFGKILACVYIVYFLYLAARILRDFGEMLVTFSYQETPLFITNVLLLLVIVYAVCKGIEVLARMGEFLFVLIYIFAVVGFLLLVISGVMDLNNLKPVLEEGIGRVLNTFFTQTWYVSFGEIIVFTMILPYVNRPKKVKIAGMSAIGIVGINLAIVMAVNITVLGVDIYTRSQFPLLSTIQSIQVAEFLERLDVFFMIALIIGGFIKVSIFFYAGVIGTSILFNVKEKVKLVYPLGIVVLFFSMIVASSISEHNYEGMRLIPLLLHLPLQIIIPVLLLLLAVLKKRH